In Aridibaculum aurantiacum, the following proteins share a genomic window:
- a CDS encoding AGE family epimerase/isomerase yields MTKQEYKAEVQEELKNILDYWMKHTVDVANGGFVGRVNNDNEVDVKAPKGSVLNSRLLWTFSAAYNLNKNVQYLQMAERAYKYIRNYFIDKKFGGVYWTVDHRGDALDTKKQVYALSFAIYGLSEYAKAAEDNDAKELAISLYKDILKHSYDSKYGGYIEAYTREWQEIEDLRLSDKDANEKKTMNTHLHVLEGFANLYRVWPDAGLKEKIAELIHNFLDHIIDKETNHLRLFFSEDWTSKGNMVSYGHDIEAAWLVHEAAEIIQDHNLVQALKEKAKTLADAAARGLDKDGGLWYEKEGEHLVKEKHWWPQAEAMVGFYNAYQVSDEEDYLQKSIASWQFIKRHIKDHNKGEWYWGVTEDYSIMEGQDKAGLWKCNYHNGRACIEIINRIK; encoded by the coding sequence ATGACGAAACAGGAATATAAAGCAGAGGTACAGGAAGAGCTGAAGAATATACTCGACTATTGGATGAAGCATACAGTAGATGTTGCCAATGGCGGCTTTGTGGGAAGAGTGAACAATGACAATGAGGTAGATGTGAAAGCACCTAAAGGATCAGTTCTGAACAGCCGGCTCTTATGGACTTTTTCAGCTGCTTATAATCTTAATAAGAATGTGCAGTACCTGCAAATGGCAGAACGTGCATATAAGTACATCCGCAATTATTTCATAGATAAAAAGTTTGGTGGCGTGTATTGGACGGTGGATCACAGGGGTGATGCACTGGATACAAAAAAGCAGGTATACGCCTTGTCTTTCGCTATATATGGACTGAGTGAATATGCCAAAGCTGCTGAAGATAATGATGCAAAAGAACTAGCTATCTCACTGTATAAAGACATTTTGAAACATAGCTATGATAGTAAGTATGGTGGCTACATAGAAGCTTACACCAGAGAGTGGCAAGAGATAGAAGATCTTCGGCTAAGTGATAAAGATGCCAATGAGAAAAAGACCATGAACACGCACCTGCATGTGCTGGAAGGTTTCGCCAACCTATACCGCGTTTGGCCAGATGCAGGATTGAAAGAAAAGATAGCTGAGCTCATTCATAATTTTTTAGATCATATCATAGATAAGGAAACGAATCACCTGCGCCTGTTCTTTAGCGAAGACTGGACATCGAAAGGTAATATGGTATCGTATGGACACGATATAGAAGCAGCTTGGCTGGTACATGAAGCAGCTGAAATAATTCAGGATCATAACCTGGTGCAAGCGTTAAAAGAAAAAGCAAAAACACTAGCCGATGCTGCTGCAAGAGGTTTAGATAAAGATGGAGGACTATGGTATGAAAAGGAGGGAGAACATCTTGTAAAAGAAAAACACTGGTGGCCACAGGCTGAAGCCATGGTTGGCTTTTACAATGCTTACCAGGTGAGTGATGAGGAAGATTACCTGCAGAAGTCTATTGCGAGTTGGCAATTCATCAAGCGTCACATAAAAGACCATAACAAAGGTGAATGGTATTGGGGAGTGACTGAAGACTATAGCATCATGGAAGGACAGGATAAAGCCGGGTTGTGGAAATGTAATTACCATAATGGACGCGCATGTATTGAGATCATAAACAGGATTAAATAA
- a CDS encoding glycoside hydrolase family 130 protein — protein MRSEFLCRLQALQKAHTELVERKNKKEVIGNGVYDRYEYPVVTAQHIPLNWKYDLNEDSNPYLMERFGINATFNSGAIKLDGKYCLVVRVEGLDRKSFFAVAESDNGIDGFRFRSHPITMPETDVPDTNVYDMRVVQHEDGWIYGLFCTERKDPGAAPGDQSAAIAQCGIARTKDLDTWERLPDLRTPSPQQRNVVLHPEFVKGKYAFYTRPQDSFIEAGKGGGIGFGLSDDINGAIVPHEEVIDPKTYHTVYEAKNGLGPAPIRTEHGWLHLAHGVRNTAAGLRYVLYMFMTDLHDLTKVIHKPAGYFMAPEGEERIGDVSNVLFANGWIADDDGTVLIYYASSDTRQHVATSTIDKLVDYVMNTPEDGLRSAASVNTINNIINNNQHLSATEKQVKPVLAETFSHASNR, from the coding sequence ATGAGGTCAGAGTTTTTATGCAGGCTGCAGGCTTTGCAAAAAGCGCATACGGAGCTGGTAGAAAGAAAAAATAAAAAAGAAGTGATAGGCAATGGCGTGTATGACAGGTATGAATATCCTGTTGTTACAGCCCAACATATTCCTTTGAACTGGAAGTATGATTTGAATGAAGACTCCAATCCTTACCTGATGGAGCGCTTCGGCATCAATGCCACTTTCAACAGTGGAGCCATTAAGTTAGATGGTAAGTATTGTCTTGTGGTTCGGGTGGAAGGTCTTGATCGTAAATCGTTTTTTGCCGTTGCTGAAAGTGATAATGGAATTGATGGATTCAGGTTCAGGTCGCATCCTATTACTATGCCTGAAACAGATGTACCTGATACAAATGTCTATGACATGCGCGTGGTGCAGCATGAAGATGGCTGGATATATGGACTGTTTTGTACAGAGCGGAAAGATCCTGGTGCAGCACCTGGAGATCAATCTGCGGCTATTGCGCAATGTGGTATTGCACGTACAAAAGACCTGGATACATGGGAGCGTTTACCTGATTTGAGAACACCATCACCACAACAACGAAATGTTGTTTTGCATCCTGAATTTGTGAAAGGTAAATATGCTTTTTATACAAGGCCGCAGGATAGTTTTATAGAAGCAGGTAAAGGTGGTGGCATTGGGTTTGGCCTGAGTGATGATATCAATGGTGCCATTGTACCACACGAGGAGGTAATAGATCCAAAGACATATCATACAGTGTATGAAGCTAAGAATGGTTTAGGTCCTGCACCTATAAGAACAGAACATGGATGGCTTCACCTGGCTCATGGTGTGCGTAATACTGCAGCGGGCTTACGCTACGTCTTGTACATGTTCATGACTGACCTTCATGATCTAACCAAAGTGATACATAAGCCTGCTGGTTATTTTATGGCACCTGAAGGTGAAGAGCGGATTGGTGATGTATCGAATGTTCTTTTTGCTAACGGATGGATAGCTGATGACGACGGAACAGTCCTCATTTATTATGCTTCATCTGATACACGCCAGCATGTAGCCACATCTACCATTGATAAACTTGTGGACTATGTAATGAACACGCCGGAAGATGGATTACGTTCTGCTGCAAGTGTGAATACCATCAACAACATAATAAACAACAACCAACATTTATCAGCAACAGAGAAGCAGGTTAAACCTGTGTTAGCTGAAACTTTTTCTCATGCAAGCAATCGTTAA
- a CDS encoding glycoside hydrolase family 26 protein: MKMINNYKVAHKVLVVMCAAACIACNKKDDWTVGTTGLGTQPEPIPTLATVKSWLVDKNATNETAALFYNLKKLAKTNVLFGHQDATKRGVTNANTQWANEQHLPSVSSQKSDVKDVTGSYPAVYGHDFLHIANFQTGNWFSYEAQIAKQLTIEAYNRGGVNTFAWHYQNPVSQGSFYWAQSPVVAVNKIIPGGSHHQVYKNSLKTIGDFAKSLVGADGKLVPVIFRPFHEFDGDWFWWGAAHCTPAEYKTLFQFTVTYLRDSLNVRNFLYGWSPDKNFTSEAQYLERYPGDAYVDLVGVDNYGDLATNISNSVASSKLVIVSNYAKKANKIAALTETGLQNLTQTNWYTQKLQAVLQLNKVEIAYALVWANTTSAFWTPYVGHAAAPDFNTFKNSEYIMFGDEAPKMYELK, translated from the coding sequence ATGAAAATGATTAACAACTATAAGGTTGCTCATAAGGTGCTAGTAGTAATGTGTGCAGCAGCATGTATAGCTTGTAATAAAAAAGATGATTGGACTGTAGGTACTACCGGTCTTGGTACACAGCCAGAACCTATACCAACATTGGCTACGGTAAAATCGTGGCTGGTAGATAAGAATGCAACCAACGAAACAGCAGCATTATTTTACAACCTGAAAAAACTAGCTAAAACAAATGTATTGTTTGGGCACCAGGATGCTACGAAACGAGGTGTTACAAATGCCAATACGCAGTGGGCCAACGAACAGCATTTGCCTTCAGTATCATCGCAAAAATCGGATGTGAAGGATGTAACAGGCAGCTACCCTGCAGTATACGGCCACGACTTCCTGCACATCGCCAACTTTCAAACCGGCAACTGGTTTAGTTATGAAGCGCAGATAGCAAAGCAGCTTACAATAGAAGCATACAATAGAGGTGGTGTCAACACTTTTGCATGGCATTATCAAAACCCGGTTTCGCAAGGAAGTTTCTACTGGGCACAGTCACCTGTAGTTGCTGTTAACAAAATCATCCCCGGTGGCAGCCACCACCAGGTGTATAAAAATTCTTTGAAAACCATTGGTGATTTTGCGAAATCATTGGTTGGTGCAGATGGCAAGCTTGTGCCCGTTATATTTCGTCCCTTTCACGAATTTGATGGTGATTGGTTTTGGTGGGGCGCTGCGCATTGCACACCTGCTGAATACAAGACGCTCTTCCAGTTTACTGTTACGTATCTGCGCGATAGTCTGAACGTTCGCAACTTTTTGTATGGCTGGTCGCCTGATAAAAATTTTACGAGTGAAGCGCAATACCTGGAGCGCTACCCAGGCGATGCATATGTAGACCTTGTGGGCGTAGATAATTATGGCGACCTCGCTACCAATATTTCGAATTCAGTTGCATCATCCAAACTGGTGATAGTTTCTAATTATGCTAAGAAGGCAAACAAGATAGCAGCGCTTACCGAGACAGGTTTGCAAAACCTGACACAAACAAACTGGTATACGCAAAAGCTACAGGCAGTATTGCAACTAAATAAAGTAGAGATAGCTTATGCATTGGTTTGGGCCAATACCACCAGCGCATTTTGGACACCTTATGTAGGTCATGCAGCAGCGCCTGATTTCAACACGTTCAAGAACAGTGAGTATATCATGTTTGGCGATGAAGCGCCGAAGATGTACGAATTAAAATAG
- a CDS encoding glycosyl hydrolase has translation MLFITASGVAQQFVRVQNHQFMLDGKPYYYVGTNYWYGSYLGLQKDKKRGVERLQKELDFLKTNGVVNLRVLVGVEGTGQINGVQRVKPALQPKKGVFDETKLQGLDLLLQELNKRNMKAVLFLSNNWEWSGGFLQYLNWNGQIADSVMQRKLNWDELRDYTSKFYSCRPCKESYLEQVRLVVNRTNKLTNRKYINDPAIMAWELGNEPRPMRPSANEDYKNWIANVAAYIKSVDRNHLVTIGHEGSMATDGDMDLYRTIHANKNIDYATIHIWPKNWGWFKEETLEKDYPTVRKNTLDYLHKHIVVATELQKPLVLEEFGLPRDHHSFDPTASTKVRDNLYRTVLNEWQRNKENNDVLAGLNFWAFGGTARPIAGQTFWKDGDDYMGDPPMEEQGLNTVFDSDSSTWKLISSFTNRTSQASTTKLPSDKKATKETVNLYNNLFRLLDKGIMFGHQDDLAYGVDWKYVPGKSDVKEVTGDYPAVYGWELGDLELGRKHNLDSVPFDAMKRFIKEGYARGGVNTISWHNAHPVTGKNSWDTTHGGVAAVLPGGSKHELYKQWLDKLAAFMLSLKGDKGEYIPVLFRPYHELTGNWFWWTKNTCTPDEFKRLWIFTYEYLQKNKGVHNLLYLYNTADFKDKEDFLERYPGDEYVDMVSFDTYQFGDPIKDTRFAKSLDQRLGILTEIASEKDKLPALAETGFEATPYAQWWTKTLWPAVANHKISYILLWRNAGLHNGKWHYYTPKRGDVSEEDFKRFYNNPKTLFQKEVSKEKLYSKNGNQ, from the coding sequence ATGCTTTTCATAACTGCAAGTGGCGTTGCTCAACAATTTGTGCGGGTACAAAATCACCAGTTCATGCTGGATGGAAAACCGTATTACTATGTTGGCACCAACTACTGGTATGGCAGCTACCTGGGTTTGCAGAAAGACAAGAAACGCGGAGTAGAAAGGTTGCAGAAGGAACTTGACTTTCTAAAAACAAATGGCGTTGTAAATCTTAGAGTGCTGGTAGGGGTAGAAGGTACTGGTCAGATAAACGGTGTGCAAAGAGTAAAGCCTGCACTGCAACCGAAGAAGGGTGTTTTTGATGAGACCAAATTGCAAGGCCTCGACCTGTTGCTGCAAGAACTGAACAAGCGAAACATGAAGGCGGTACTTTTTCTCAGCAACAACTGGGAGTGGAGTGGCGGCTTTCTTCAATACCTGAATTGGAATGGACAGATAGCAGATTCTGTTATGCAGCGGAAGTTGAACTGGGATGAACTAAGAGATTATACAAGTAAGTTTTATAGCTGTAGGCCATGTAAAGAGTCTTACCTGGAACAGGTAAGACTGGTGGTAAACAGAACCAACAAATTAACCAACAGGAAGTACATCAACGATCCGGCTATTATGGCGTGGGAACTGGGTAATGAACCACGACCAATGCGTCCTTCAGCTAACGAAGATTATAAGAATTGGATAGCCAATGTAGCAGCATATATCAAATCAGTTGATCGCAATCATCTTGTTACCATTGGTCACGAAGGGAGCATGGCTACCGATGGTGATATGGATTTGTACAGAACGATCCACGCGAATAAAAATATTGACTACGCCACCATTCACATCTGGCCAAAGAACTGGGGATGGTTTAAAGAAGAAACATTAGAAAAAGATTACCCTACGGTAAGGAAGAACACACTTGATTATTTACATAAACACATTGTGGTTGCTACCGAACTGCAGAAGCCACTGGTGTTAGAAGAATTTGGGCTTCCACGCGATCATCATTCTTTTGATCCAACTGCATCTACTAAAGTTCGCGACAACTTATACAGGACCGTACTGAACGAGTGGCAGCGGAATAAAGAGAATAATGATGTGTTGGCTGGCCTCAACTTCTGGGCTTTTGGCGGCACTGCACGACCAATAGCCGGGCAAACATTCTGGAAAGATGGAGATGATTATATGGGCGATCCGCCGATGGAAGAGCAAGGATTGAATACGGTTTTCGACAGCGATTCATCTACATGGAAACTCATTAGTTCTTTTACCAACAGAACCTCCCAGGCAAGTACTACTAAACTTCCATCCGATAAAAAGGCTACAAAGGAAACAGTGAACTTGTACAACAACCTGTTTCGGTTGCTTGACAAAGGCATCATGTTTGGCCACCAGGATGACCTGGCTTATGGTGTAGACTGGAAGTATGTTCCAGGTAAGAGTGATGTAAAAGAGGTAACGGGTGATTATCCTGCAGTATATGGTTGGGAACTTGGCGACCTGGAACTGGGACGGAAGCATAACCTGGATAGTGTTCCATTTGATGCAATGAAAAGGTTCATCAAAGAAGGTTATGCACGAGGTGGTGTAAATACCATCAGTTGGCACAATGCGCATCCGGTAACGGGTAAGAACTCGTGGGATACTACGCACGGTGGTGTAGCAGCAGTATTACCAGGTGGAAGCAAGCATGAGTTATACAAGCAGTGGCTTGATAAACTTGCAGCATTTATGTTATCGCTGAAAGGTGACAAGGGTGAATATATCCCTGTACTGTTTCGTCCTTACCACGAGCTAACCGGCAACTGGTTTTGGTGGACAAAAAACACCTGCACCCCGGATGAATTCAAGCGCTTGTGGATCTTTACTTATGAGTACCTGCAAAAGAATAAAGGCGTTCACAACCTTTTGTACTTATACAACACTGCCGATTTTAAAGACAAAGAAGATTTTCTTGAGCGGTATCCTGGTGATGAGTATGTAGACATGGTAAGCTTCGACACCTACCAGTTTGGTGATCCAATAAAAGATACACGCTTTGCAAAAAGCCTTGATCAACGTTTAGGCATACTAACTGAGATAGCAAGCGAGAAAGATAAATTACCTGCATTGGCAGAAACTGGTTTTGAAGCTACTCCTTATGCTCAATGGTGGACAAAAACATTATGGCCAGCCGTTGCTAACCACAAAATTTCTTATATCCTTCTTTGGAGAAATGCTGGCCTTCACAACGGTAAGTGGCACTACTATACACCTAAGAGAGGTGATGTATCAGAGGAAGATTTCAAGCGGTTTTACAACAACCCGAAGACATTGTTTCAAAAGGAAGTAAGTAAAGAAAAGCTGTATAGTAAGAACGGTAATCAATAA
- a CDS encoding glycoside hydrolase family 26 protein, producing the protein MSGIIQISRGAIAVSLVMLLGCNSAKQAGTITPTGIAATNTIDRNATPETKALFKNLMQLSKNHTLFGHQHATEYGHGWAGDADRSDVKSVTGSHPAVIGVDLSGFSGRPAAAIEKTKEELRKTVADTYNRGGVVTVAWHFSNPIAGGGFYWKDSVSLPAVRYIIPGGSANQQYKEILRGIGEWAKSTRGNDGKLVPMIFRPFHEFDGDWFWWGKSHSTKEEFVTLWKFTVSYLRDSIGVHNFLYAFSPDNKFETEEEFLERYPGDEWVDMVGMDNYGDMGRDGKYNVARATKLLKIISDYAKKAGKLAAFTETGLESIPHPTWWTDVLLKVMKEPGIQLCYVLVWRNDRTSPTHYYAPFPGQGSVPDFMKFYNDPYTLFEKDLPKMYE; encoded by the coding sequence ATGAGCGGGATAATACAAATATCAAGAGGAGCAATAGCAGTTAGCCTGGTGATGCTATTGGGTTGCAATAGTGCTAAACAGGCAGGAACGATTACGCCAACGGGAATAGCGGCAACTAATACCATTGATAGAAATGCTACTCCAGAAACGAAAGCACTTTTCAAAAACCTGATGCAGCTATCAAAGAACCATACACTGTTTGGTCACCAGCATGCGACGGAATATGGACATGGATGGGCAGGCGATGCAGACAGATCCGACGTTAAATCAGTGACCGGTTCACACCCTGCTGTTATAGGTGTTGACTTAAGTGGATTTTCTGGAAGGCCTGCGGCGGCTATAGAAAAGACTAAAGAAGAATTACGTAAGACGGTAGCAGACACATACAACCGTGGCGGTGTAGTTACTGTAGCCTGGCATTTCTCTAATCCTATAGCAGGTGGTGGTTTTTATTGGAAAGATTCGGTTTCATTACCTGCTGTCCGGTATATCATTCCGGGAGGTAGTGCTAACCAACAGTATAAAGAAATACTACGTGGCATAGGTGAATGGGCTAAAAGTACACGCGGTAATGATGGCAAGCTGGTGCCTATGATCTTTCGCCCATTTCACGAGTTCGATGGAGATTGGTTTTGGTGGGGTAAATCGCACAGCACAAAAGAAGAGTTTGTAACGCTCTGGAAGTTCACTGTTTCTTATTTAAGAGATAGTATAGGGGTCCATAATTTTTTGTATGCCTTTTCACCGGATAACAAGTTCGAAACAGAAGAAGAGTTCTTAGAAAGATATCCTGGTGATGAGTGGGTGGACATGGTAGGGATGGATAACTACGGCGACATGGGAAGGGATGGAAAATACAATGTAGCAAGAGCCACCAAGCTGTTGAAGATAATTTCAGACTATGCTAAGAAAGCAGGCAAGTTAGCAGCCTTTACAGAGACAGGTTTGGAGTCAATTCCTCATCCAACATGGTGGACAGATGTGCTGCTAAAGGTGATGAAGGAGCCGGGTATTCAACTATGTTATGTGCTGGTATGGCGGAATGATAGAACAAGTCCAACGCATTATTATGCACCCTTCCCGGGGCAGGGCAGTGTTCCTGATTTCATGAAGTTTTACAACGACCCGTACACTTTGTTTGAAAAGGATCTACCGAAGATGTATGAGTAG
- a CDS encoding MFS transporter codes for MTEPLKLKEKVGYGFGDFASSMFWKLFSVYLLFYYTDVMGLAAAAVGTMFLVTRIWDTVNDPLFGIAADRTETRWGKFRPYILWMAVPFGLMGILTFTSPGFSTAGNLVYAYITYTIMMMVYSAINVPYASLMGVMTPNIKDRTTLSTFRFIFAFAGSILVLACAEPLVDVFGKTAGGTADLERGWQWTLVVFAIIASTLFYFTFAWTKERVKPPKEQETSLKEDLKDLSKNKPWFILLGAGVFTLIFNSLRDGSAIYYFKYYFANQQAFMLPGFDVAINYSTLYLVLGQAANIIGVVLAKPISDKIGKKNTFLYAMLLASALSCIFFTFSENDLMLIFSFQFLISICAGTVFPLLWSMYADIADYSEYRTGRRATGLIFSSSSMSQKLGWTLGGALTGWLLAVWGFEANAVQSAEAQTGIRMMLSFIPAAGALLSAAFIVFYKLSDSFMLEVSNDLVARRNEEKVIALPELV; via the coding sequence ATGACTGAACCATTAAAATTAAAAGAAAAAGTAGGTTATGGATTTGGCGACTTCGCCTCGTCCATGTTCTGGAAATTGTTTTCGGTATACCTGCTGTTTTACTATACCGATGTGATGGGATTAGCTGCGGCTGCGGTAGGTACTATGTTCCTGGTGACGCGTATCTGGGATACCGTGAACGACCCGCTGTTTGGTATTGCTGCCGACAGAACAGAAACCCGCTGGGGTAAGTTTCGCCCGTATATTCTGTGGATGGCGGTGCCTTTTGGATTAATGGGTATTCTCACGTTTACATCACCAGGCTTTTCTACTGCAGGCAACCTGGTGTATGCTTACATCACGTATACCATTATGATGATGGTGTACTCGGCCATCAATGTGCCATATGCATCGCTGATGGGAGTGATGACACCAAACATCAAGGACAGAACAACGCTTTCAACCTTCCGTTTCATTTTTGCTTTTGCAGGTAGTATACTGGTGCTGGCATGTGCAGAGCCATTGGTGGATGTATTTGGTAAAACTGCAGGCGGTACTGCTGACCTTGAGCGCGGCTGGCAATGGACACTGGTGGTGTTTGCCATCATAGCATCTACCTTATTCTACTTCACCTTTGCCTGGACAAAAGAGCGTGTGAAGCCGCCAAAGGAGCAGGAGACATCGCTGAAGGAAGACCTGAAAGACCTGTCGAAGAATAAGCCGTGGTTCATACTGTTAGGAGCTGGCGTGTTTACCTTAATCTTCAACTCGCTGCGTGATGGTTCAGCTATATACTATTTCAAATACTACTTCGCTAACCAACAAGCCTTCATGCTGCCTGGTTTTGATGTAGCGATCAACTATAGCACTTTGTACCTGGTGCTGGGACAAGCCGCAAATATCATAGGTGTTGTATTGGCCAAACCAATATCAGATAAAATAGGAAAGAAGAACACCTTTTTGTATGCGATGCTACTGGCGTCGGCGCTCAGCTGCATCTTCTTTACGTTTAGCGAGAACGACTTAATGCTCATATTTTCTTTCCAATTCTTGATAAGCATATGTGCAGGTACCGTGTTCCCATTGCTATGGAGTATGTATGCCGACATTGCTGATTACTCCGAATACAGAACAGGTAGAAGAGCAACAGGATTGATATTTTCTTCCTCGTCAATGTCGCAAAAATTGGGATGGACATTAGGAGGAGCATTAACCGGTTGGCTGCTGGCGGTGTGGGGTTTTGAAGCCAATGCCGTTCAATCTGCAGAGGCACAAACAGGTATCAGGATGATGTTGAGTTTTATACCTGCTGCAGGGGCATTACTATCAGCTGCATTCATTGTTTTCTACAAGCTAAGCGACTCGTTTATGCTGGAAGTAAGCAATGACCTGGTAGCAAGAAGGAATGAAGAGAAAGTGATAGCACTACCAGAACTGGTTTAG